From the genome of Triticum aestivum cultivar Chinese Spring chromosome 3B, IWGSC CS RefSeq v2.1, whole genome shotgun sequence, one region includes:
- the LOC123069081 gene encoding ankyrin-3: MAAAPFVYCAPSGDGGTDENALLMAELHGNLGRLKDIVNSLTRGNGGPSAIFSFNKDGVGALHGAACGGHLEVCKYLVEDLGGDVNAPGIGSVALGATPFMMSAQSGDVPTVKYFLDHAGDLMKADDKGRTILHHAVSAGCCKVTEFLLSKGVPVDIDCGRGPPLFMAATNEQDKTLKILLDHHANPNIITSGATTPLLSTLIYRSLKCMKLLIKAGADVNCKASTMTLLVFATLQGGYTNFIKFLLKAGADPNIPDDLGRLPIELAALRDCKEEVEMLLPFTTPIPTVPDWSIEGVISHLKNEDKKPMEQRHRERRQRLLKSQADTAFKLKEYKMASECYGLAIDHGESATLYANRSVCKLLMGDGEGALSDALRCRMLRPDWAKACYRQAAAHMLLKEYKQACDALLDAQNLDPGNAEIEHELRKARELMKNPPAEGEQ; the protein is encoded by the exons atggcggcggctccgttcgtcTACTGCGCCCCCTCCGGCGACGGCGGCACCG ATGAGAACGCTCTCCTCATGGCGGAGCTCCACGGCAACCTCGGCCGCCTCAAAG ATATTGTAAACAGTCTTACTCGGGGGAATGGTGGCCCATCGGCGATTTTTTCTTTCAACAAAGATGGAGTTGGTGCGTTGCATGGTGCGGCATGCGGAGGCCATCTGGAGGTTTGCAAGTATTTGGTGGAGGACCTTGGGGGAGATGTGAATGCTCCTGGAATTGGAAGCGTAGCTCTAG GTGCAACTCCGTTTATGATGTCAGCTCAGTCTGGTGATGTTCCCACTGTCAAGTACTTCCTTGATCATGCTGGTGATCTAATGAAAGCAGATGACAAGGGACGCACAATTCTCCACCATGCTGTCTCGGCAG GATGCTGCAAGGTAACAGAGTTCCTCCTTTCAAAAGGGGTGCCAGTCGACATAGACTGTGGCCGTGGACCACCACTCTTCATGGCTGCTACAAATGAGCAGGATAAGACGCTGAAGATTTTATTGGACCACCACGCAAAT CCTAACATCATTACCAGCGGTGCTACTACTCCCCTGCTGAGCACTCTTATTTACCGTTCATTGAAGTGCATGAAGCTACTCATTAAG GCTGGTGCCGATGTTAATTGCAAAGCTTCCACTATGACACTTTTGGTGTTTGCTACACTGCAAGGAGGTTATACCAACTTCATTAAGTTTCTGTTGAAGGCTGGAGCTGATCCTAATATTCCCGATGAt TTGGGCAGGTTACCGATAGAGCTTGCTGCATTACGAGATTGCAAGGAAGAGGTTGAAATGTTGCTTCCTTTTACTACGCCAATTCCAACTGTCCCAGACTGGAGTATTGAAGGGGTAATTTCCCATTTGAAAAATGAAGATAAAAAACCAATG GAGCAACGACACCGTGAAAGAAGACAACGTTTGCTCAAGTCACAGGCTGATACAGCATTCAAGCTGAAGGAGTATAAGATGGCATCAGAGTGTTATGGTCTG GCAATAGATCATGGAGAGAGTGCAACACTGTATGCAAACAGGAGTGTTTGTAAACTGCTCATGGGTGATGGTGAAGGTGCTTTGTCAGATGCTCTCAGGTGCAGAATGCTGCGGCCTGATTGGGCAAAAGCTTGCTACCGTCAAGCTGCAGCTCATATGCTACTCAAG GAGTATAAGCAAGCCTGTGATGCTCTCTTGGATGCACAAAACTTGGATCCTGGGAATGCTGAGATTGAACATGAACTACG GAAGGCTAGGGAACTCATGAAGAATCCTCCTGCCGAAGGTGAGCAGTGA